One window from the genome of Paracoccus marcusii encodes:
- a CDS encoding potassium transporter Kup, whose translation MSDHVTPDGPAQPAAASAHLSDLPTAGQHGSSNLGGLVLGAIGVVYGDIGTSPIYAMRESLHAASRDGLSPDDVVGVISLLIWTLISIVSFKYVALIMRADNRGEGGTLSLVTLIQQALGKRPVWLMVLGMIGISLFFGDAIITPAMSVLSAVEGLTIVAPAFGPYVVPVTLAIITGLFIVQRWGTGAVSILFGPIMVTWFVVMAVMGLSHIGDDWSILRALSPVHAGAFLVTNKLASLIVLGSVFLAVTGGEALYADMGHFGRRPIRMAWVLLVWPALTLSYLGQGAMILAHPDRVTNPFFLMAPPWALLPLVILATMATVIASQAVISGAFSMIKQAVRMNLLPRLEILHTSETQEGQIYLPKINAILAIGVVVLVVVFGSSSDLAAAYGIAVTGDMVITTILASVVFLRVWRWPLMLVAVVVTPLLALELLFLGSNAIKIPNGGWVPIMMAAVMIVLMWTWIRGTRHVQAQARRSATPTAALIEMLARSDRLVEVPGTAVFLTAEPDIAPAALLHNLKHNHVLHETNIIVCVTVATRPYVADNDRLTVTRLSDRFIRIDMCFGYMEETNLPKALTLARKEGVRFDIMSTSFFLSRRTFRPGKTRELPAWQETLFVSLSKSAANATDFYHLPSSRVIVLGQQLLI comes from the coding sequence ATGAGCGATCACGTCACCCCCGACGGTCCGGCGCAACCTGCCGCCGCATCGGCGCACCTGTCCGATCTTCCCACCGCGGGGCAGCATGGTTCCAGCAACCTGGGCGGGCTGGTCCTGGGGGCGATCGGGGTCGTCTATGGCGACATCGGGACCTCTCCGATCTATGCGATGCGCGAATCGCTGCATGCCGCGTCGCGCGACGGGCTGTCGCCGGATGATGTGGTGGGGGTGATCTCGCTGCTGATCTGGACGCTGATCTCGATCGTCAGCTTCAAGTACGTCGCCCTGATCATGCGCGCCGACAACCGGGGCGAGGGCGGCACGCTGAGCCTGGTGACCCTGATCCAGCAGGCACTGGGCAAGCGTCCCGTCTGGCTGATGGTGCTGGGAATGATCGGCATATCGCTGTTCTTCGGGGACGCGATCATCACGCCCGCCATGTCGGTCCTGTCCGCGGTCGAGGGGCTGACCATCGTGGCCCCCGCCTTCGGCCCCTACGTGGTGCCCGTCACGCTGGCCATCATCACCGGGCTGTTCATCGTCCAGCGGTGGGGCACGGGGGCGGTGTCGATCCTGTTCGGGCCGATCATGGTCACCTGGTTCGTCGTCATGGCGGTGATGGGGCTGTCCCATATCGGCGACGACTGGTCGATCCTGCGCGCGCTCAGCCCCGTGCATGCCGGGGCGTTCCTGGTCACGAACAAGCTGGCCTCGCTGATCGTCTTGGGATCGGTCTTCCTAGCCGTCACCGGAGGAGAGGCGCTTTATGCCGACATGGGCCATTTCGGGCGTCGCCCGATCCGCATGGCCTGGGTGCTGCTGGTCTGGCCCGCCCTGACGCTCAGCTATCTGGGGCAGGGGGCGATGATCCTGGCCCATCCCGACCGGGTGACGAACCCGTTCTTCCTGATGGCGCCGCCCTGGGCGCTGCTGCCCCTGGTGATCCTGGCGACGATGGCCACGGTCATCGCCAGCCAGGCGGTCATCTCGGGCGCGTTCTCGATGATCAAGCAGGCGGTGCGCATGAACCTGCTGCCCCGGCTTGAGATCCTGCACACCTCCGAGACCCAGGAAGGGCAGATCTACCTGCCCAAGATCAACGCGATCCTGGCCATCGGCGTGGTCGTGCTGGTGGTGGTGTTCGGGTCGTCCTCGGACCTGGCCGCGGCCTACGGCATCGCGGTGACGGGGGACATGGTCATCACCACCATCCTGGCCTCGGTCGTGTTCCTGCGGGTCTGGCGCTGGCCCCTGATGCTGGTCGCCGTGGTGGTCACGCCGCTGCTGGCGCTGGAACTGCTGTTCCTGGGATCGAACGCGATCAAGATCCCGAACGGGGGCTGGGTGCCGATCATGATGGCCGCCGTGATGATCGTGCTGATGTGGACCTGGATCCGCGGCACCCGCCACGTCCAGGCCCAGGCCCGGCGCAGCGCCACCCCGACGGCCGCGCTGATCGAGATGCTGGCCCGGTCTGACCGGCTGGTCGAGGTGCCCGGCACCGCCGTCTTCCTGACCGCGGAACCCGACATCGCGCCGGCCGCCCTGTTGCACAACCTCAAGCACAACCATGTCCTGCACGAGACGAACATCATCGTCTGCGTGACCGTGGCGACGCGCCCCTATGTCGCCGACAACGATCGCCTGACGGTGACGCGCCTGTCCGACCGCTTCATCCGCATTGACATGTGTTTCGGCTACATGGAGGAGACGAACCTGCCCAAGGCGCTGACCCTGGCCCGCAAGGAAGGCGTGCGCTTCGACATCATGTCGACGTCCTTCTTCCTCAGCCGCCGCACGTTCCGCCCCGGCAAGACACGCGAACTGCCCGCGTGGCAAGAGACGCTGTTCGTGTCCCTGTCCAAATCCGCTGCGAACGCCACCGACTTCTATCATCTACCCAGCAGCCGCGTGATCGTCCTGGGTCAGCAACTGCTGATCTGA
- the guaD gene encoding guanine deaminase — MQQLIRGRVLDFHADPQDTADNHRFWEDGAILVDDGRIVAVGDHAELTRDGLEEIDHRPHLILAGFIDPHIHFPQLQVIASWGAQLLDWLNTYTFPAEAEFADPAHATRMAGLFLDQLTAHGTTTAVAFCSSHKASAEALFAAAHDRDMAMIAGKVMMDRNAPAAVLDTPQQGYDDSAALIQAWHGKGRQRYAITPRFAITSSPEQMEAVGALARAHPDCHVQTHLSENVDEIEYTLSLYPKARDYLDIYEGYGLLSDKLLLGHSIHLESREIARMAESGSHAVFCPTSNLFLGSGLFDADGLRAAGIVSGIATDVGGGTSWSMLQTLAEGYKILQMRGQKLHPLAAFHWATRGNALTLGMEAEIGTLAPGSAADLVVLDARATPAMALRMEKAETLAQELFILQIMGDDRAVAQTYVAGRPQKTG, encoded by the coding sequence ATGCAACAGCTGATCCGGGGCCGCGTCCTCGACTTTCATGCCGATCCCCAGGACACGGCCGACAATCATCGCTTCTGGGAAGACGGGGCCATCCTGGTCGATGACGGGCGCATCGTCGCCGTCGGCGATCATGCCGAACTGACCCGCGACGGGTTGGAGGAGATCGACCACCGCCCACATCTGATCCTGGCGGGCTTCATCGACCCGCATATCCATTTTCCCCAGTTGCAGGTCATTGCCAGCTGGGGTGCGCAGCTGCTGGACTGGCTGAACACCTATACCTTCCCGGCCGAGGCGGAATTCGCCGACCCCGCGCATGCCACCCGCATGGCGGGGCTGTTCCTGGACCAGCTGACCGCGCATGGCACGACGACCGCCGTTGCCTTCTGCTCCAGCCACAAGGCCAGCGCCGAGGCGCTGTTCGCTGCCGCCCATGATCGCGACATGGCCATGATCGCGGGCAAGGTGATGATGGACCGCAATGCGCCGGCCGCCGTGCTGGACACGCCACAGCAGGGCTATGACGATAGCGCGGCACTGATCCAGGCGTGGCACGGCAAGGGCCGGCAGCGCTATGCGATCACGCCCCGCTTTGCGATCACGTCCTCCCCCGAACAGATGGAAGCGGTCGGCGCGCTGGCCCGCGCCCATCCCGACTGCCACGTGCAGACGCATCTGTCGGAAAACGTCGACGAAATCGAATACACCCTGTCGCTCTATCCCAAGGCGCGCGACTATCTGGACATCTACGAGGGCTACGGCCTGCTGTCCGACAAGCTGCTGCTGGGCCATTCTATCCATCTGGAATCCCGCGAAATCGCCCGGATGGCAGAAAGCGGCAGCCATGCGGTGTTCTGCCCGACCTCGAACCTGTTCCTGGGGTCCGGGCTGTTCGACGCCGACGGGCTGCGCGCCGCGGGCATCGTCAGCGGCATCGCAACGGATGTGGGCGGCGGCACCAGCTGGTCGATGCTGCAGACCCTGGCCGAGGGCTACAAGATCCTGCAGATGCGCGGGCAGAAACTGCATCCGCTGGCGGCGTTCCACTGGGCCACGCGCGGCAACGCGCTGACCCTGGGCATGGAGGCCGAGATCGGCACCCTGGCCCCCGGCAGCGCCGCTGACCTGGTGGTCCTCGACGCCCGTGCCACCCCCGCCATGGCGTTGCGGATGGAAAAGGCCGAGACCCTCGCGCAGGAGCTGTTCATCCTGCAGATCATGGGCGACGACCGCGCGGTGGCCCAGACCTATGTCGCCGGTCGCCCGCAGAAGACGGGTTGA
- the xdhC gene encoding xanthine dehydrogenase accessory protein XdhC, with protein MIRVRVTRALGSTPREAGAEMFVTPDRVTGTIGGGQLEYMAIDRARQMLARDEADATMDVPLGPQIGQCCGGRVVLTLDRHGPAPQDHADALIFGAGHVGRALARALEPLPVNALLIDSRAEELAQASGPTLLTPLPEAQIRAARPGTSVVIVTHDHALDFLLAAEALARTDLPYVGMIGSATKRAQFERFAASRGVDAAGLTCPIGAGFSRDKRPEIIAAFTAAELMARLTSSSLKKYPCNS; from the coding sequence ATGATCCGCGTCCGCGTCACCCGGGCCCTGGGCTCGACCCCGCGGGAGGCGGGGGCCGAGATGTTCGTGACCCCCGACCGGGTCACCGGCACCATCGGCGGTGGACAGCTGGAATACATGGCGATCGACCGCGCGCGGCAGATGCTGGCGCGGGACGAGGCCGATGCCACCATGGACGTGCCGTTGGGCCCCCAGATCGGCCAGTGCTGCGGCGGGCGGGTGGTGCTGACGCTGGACCGCCACGGCCCCGCGCCGCAGGATCACGCCGACGCGCTGATCTTTGGCGCGGGCCATGTCGGGCGCGCCCTGGCCCGGGCGCTGGAACCGCTGCCGGTCAACGCCCTGCTGATCGACAGCCGGGCAGAGGAGCTGGCGCAGGCCAGCGGCCCGACCCTGCTGACCCCCTTGCCCGAGGCGCAGATCCGCGCAGCCCGGCCCGGCACGTCCGTGGTGATCGTGACCCACGATCACGCACTGGATTTCCTGCTGGCGGCCGAGGCGCTTGCCCGCACCGACCTGCCCTATGTCGGGATGATCGGCAGCGCCACCAAGCGGGCCCAGTTCGAACGCTTCGCCGCCTCGCGCGGGGTCGACGCCGCCGGCCTGACCTGTCCCATCGGGGCAGGCTTCTCGCGCGACAAGCGCCCCGAAATCATCGCCGCCTTCACCGCCGCCGAACTGATGGCGCGCCTCACCTCTTCTTCTTTGAAAAAATACCCATGCAACAGCTGA
- the xdhB gene encoding xanthine dehydrogenase molybdopterin binding subunit: MKDDTATITGQAHQDTAHDSAAKHVTGRAEYTDDLVEPTGTIHAYLGLSSCAHGRITGMDFTDTLAQPGVLGILTAADLPGVNDVSPNGKNDDPIFAEGVVQFWGQPVFAVIAETRDQARRAAHKARIDYDMLSHALDPIAARDAGMGYVTDPLTLKRGDAPAAMAAAPRRIEGRFAIGGQDHFYLEGQIAMAVPGEDDEVVLHVSTQHPSEVQHMVAHVLGVPSNAVVVNVRRMGGGFGGKETQMNLFACVAAVAAKRWNRTVKIRPDRDDDMIATGKRHDFVVDYAVGFDDDGRIRSVEGDFYARCGFSADLSGPVTDRALFHADNAYFYPDVRISSHPMKTNTVSNTAFRGFGGPQGAIVAERMVEEIAYALGMDPLEVRKRNLYQNGQLTPYHQTVQDQILPRIFDELEASSDYHARRQAVLDWNAKGGVIRKGIALTPVKFGISFTATWFNQAGALIHVYSDGSIHLNHGGTEMGQGLNTKVAQVVAEAFQCDLSRIKITKTTTEKVPNTSATAASSGTDLNGMAALDAAEQIKARLVTFVAEKWQVAPDQVAFVPGHVRAGDQMIPFAQVIRAAYMARIQLSAAGFYKTPKIHWDRTTGQGRPFYYFAYGAAVAEVSVDTLTGEYVIDRADVLHDVGRSLNPVLDRGQVEGAFVQGAGWLTTEELWWDAKGRLRTHAPSTYKVPLASDSPRIFNVALADWSEASERTIKRSKAVGEPPFVLGISVFEAINMAVASVADYRTPARLDAPATPERVLMAVERLRG, translated from the coding sequence ATGAAGGACGACACCGCGACCATCACGGGCCAGGCCCATCAGGACACCGCCCATGACAGCGCCGCCAAGCATGTCACCGGCCGTGCCGAATACACCGACGATCTGGTCGAGCCCACAGGCACCATCCACGCCTATCTGGGCCTGTCGTCCTGCGCCCATGGCCGCATCACGGGCATGGATTTCACCGACACGCTGGCGCAGCCGGGCGTGCTGGGCATCCTGACGGCGGCCGATCTGCCGGGCGTCAACGACGTGTCGCCCAACGGCAAGAACGACGACCCGATCTTCGCCGAAGGCGTGGTGCAGTTCTGGGGCCAGCCGGTCTTTGCGGTCATCGCCGAAACGCGCGACCAGGCGCGCCGCGCGGCGCACAAGGCGCGGATCGACTATGACATGCTGTCCCATGCGCTGGACCCGATCGCGGCGCGCGACGCGGGCATGGGCTATGTCACCGACCCCCTTACCCTCAAGCGCGGCGATGCGCCTGCGGCGATGGCCGCCGCGCCGCGCCGGATCGAGGGTCGTTTTGCCATCGGCGGGCAGGACCACTTCTATCTGGAGGGCCAGATCGCGATGGCCGTGCCGGGCGAGGATGACGAGGTCGTCCTGCACGTCTCGACCCAGCACCCGTCCGAGGTGCAGCACATGGTGGCCCACGTCCTGGGGGTACCCAGCAACGCGGTCGTGGTGAACGTGCGGCGCATGGGTGGCGGTTTCGGCGGCAAGGAAACGCAGATGAACCTGTTCGCCTGCGTCGCGGCCGTCGCGGCCAAGCGCTGGAACCGGACGGTCAAGATCCGCCCAGACCGGGACGACGACATGATCGCCACGGGCAAGCGGCACGATTTCGTGGTGGATTACGCCGTGGGCTTTGACGATGACGGCCGCATCCGGTCGGTGGAGGGCGATTTCTATGCCCGTTGCGGCTTTTCGGCTGACCTGTCGGGGCCGGTGACCGACCGGGCGCTGTTTCACGCCGACAACGCCTATTTTTATCCCGACGTGCGCATCAGTAGCCACCCGATGAAGACGAACACCGTCAGCAACACCGCCTTTCGCGGCTTTGGCGGTCCCCAGGGTGCCATCGTGGCCGAACGCATGGTCGAGGAGATCGCCTATGCCTTGGGCATGGACCCGCTGGAGGTGCGCAAGCGCAACCTGTACCAGAACGGCCAGCTGACGCCCTATCACCAGACGGTGCAGGACCAGATCCTGCCGCGCATCTTCGATGAGCTGGAGGCCAGCAGCGATTATCACGCCCGCAGGCAGGCGGTGCTGGACTGGAACGCCAAGGGTGGGGTGATCCGCAAGGGCATCGCGCTGACCCCGGTGAAGTTCGGCATCAGCTTCACCGCGACCTGGTTCAACCAGGCAGGGGCGCTGATCCATGTCTATTCCGACGGCTCGATCCACCTGAATCACGGCGGGACCGAGATGGGGCAGGGTCTGAACACCAAGGTGGCCCAGGTGGTCGCCGAGGCGTTCCAGTGTGACCTGAGCCGCATCAAGATCACCAAGACCACCACGGAAAAGGTGCCGAACACCTCGGCCACGGCGGCGTCCTCGGGGACCGACCTGAACGGCATGGCGGCGCTGGATGCGGCGGAACAGATCAAGGCGCGCCTGGTGACCTTCGTGGCCGAAAAATGGCAGGTCGCCCCCGACCAGGTGGCCTTCGTGCCGGGTCACGTGCGGGCGGGCGATCAGATGATCCCCTTTGCCCAGGTGATCCGCGCGGCCTACATGGCGCGCATCCAGCTGTCGGCGGCAGGCTTCTACAAGACGCCCAAGATCCACTGGGACCGGACGACGGGGCAGGGGCGGCCGTTCTACTATTTCGCCTATGGCGCCGCGGTGGCCGAGGTGTCGGTGGACACGCTGACCGGCGAATACGTCATCGACCGCGCCGACGTCCTGCACGACGTGGGCCGCAGCCTGAACCCGGTGCTGGACCGCGGTCAGGTCGAGGGCGCGTTCGTCCAGGGTGCCGGCTGGCTGACGACCGAGGAATTGTGGTGGGATGCCAAGGGGCGCCTGCGCACCCATGCGCCGTCGACCTACAAGGTGCCTCTTGCTAGCGACAGCCCGCGCATCTTCAACGTCGCGCTGGCCGACTGGTCCGAGGCCAGCGAGCGGACCATCAAGCGGTCCAAGGCCGTCGGAGAACCGCCCTTCGTCCTGGGCATCAGCGTGTTCGAGGCGATCAACATGGCCGTGGCCTCGGTCGCCGACTATCGCACGCCTGCGCGTCTGGATGCGCCCGCCACGCCCGAACGCGTGCTGATGGCGGTCGAGCGGCTGCGCGGATGA
- the xdhA gene encoding xanthine dehydrogenase small subunit — protein MTQLRFLLNDTEIALTEVGASDTLLDHLRIARRMTGTKEGCAEGDCGACTVLAGRLTATGLVYEPVNACIRLLASCHATHIVTIEHLRGPDGGLHPVQAAMVDHHGSQCGFCTPGIVMALYGLWMTNPDADATEIETALQGNICRCTGYAPIIRAALAAGAAGGQAQDALSRERDAVAARLAGMRGARVSLARGADRALVPADTDDLAQLLLDEPKATLVAGATDVGLWVTKFMRDISPAIFIGHLMKDITVEDGMIRLGAGVTYSEAAPLIARHVPQAAEYWSRIGGWQVRNAGTIGANIANGSPIGDTPPLLIALDARIVLRRGDTRRELPLEDFFIDYGKQDRQKGEFVEEVLIPTQPQARIAAYKVSKRRDSDITSVAAGFCIDVADGMIARARLAFGGMAGTPKRARRAEAALQGQPFAAASFDAAARAIAEDFQPLSDMRASAEYRATVARNLIRRFWLEQSEPGLPVRLRQSEGV, from the coding sequence ATGACCCAGCTGCGGTTTCTTCTGAACGACACCGAGATCGCCCTGACAGAGGTCGGCGCTTCGGACACGCTGCTGGATCATCTGCGCATTGCGCGCCGGATGACCGGCACCAAGGAGGGCTGCGCCGAGGGCGATTGCGGCGCCTGCACGGTGCTTGCGGGACGCCTGACCGCCACGGGGCTGGTCTATGAGCCGGTGAACGCCTGCATCCGGCTGCTGGCCTCGTGCCATGCCACCCATATCGTCACGATCGAGCATCTGCGCGGCCCCGATGGCGGTCTGCACCCGGTCCAGGCCGCGATGGTGGACCATCACGGCAGCCAGTGCGGCTTCTGCACGCCGGGCATCGTGATGGCGCTCTACGGGCTGTGGATGACCAATCCCGATGCCGATGCCACCGAGATCGAGACCGCGCTGCAGGGCAACATCTGCCGCTGCACGGGCTATGCGCCGATCATCCGCGCGGCCCTGGCCGCGGGCGCGGCCGGAGGGCAGGCCCAGGACGCGCTGTCCCGCGAACGCGACGCGGTGGCCGCGCGCCTGGCCGGGATGCGTGGCGCACGGGTTTCGCTTGCGCGCGGAGCGGACCGGGCGCTTGTCCCCGCCGATACCGACGATCTGGCCCAACTGCTGCTGGACGAACCCAAGGCGACGCTGGTCGCGGGCGCCACCGATGTCGGGTTGTGGGTCACCAAGTTCATGCGCGACATCAGCCCGGCCATCTTCATCGGTCACCTGATGAAGGACATCACGGTCGAGGACGGCATGATCCGCCTGGGTGCCGGCGTGACCTACAGCGAGGCCGCGCCCCTGATCGCCCGCCATGTTCCGCAGGCCGCCGAATACTGGTCGCGCATCGGCGGCTGGCAGGTGCGCAATGCCGGCACCATCGGGGCGAACATCGCCAACGGCTCTCCGATCGGGGATACGCCGCCCTTGCTGATCGCGCTGGACGCGCGGATCGTCCTGCGCCGGGGCGACACGCGCCGCGAGCTGCCGCTGGAGGATTTCTTCATCGACTACGGCAAGCAGGACCGCCAGAAAGGCGAGTTCGTCGAGGAGGTCCTGATCCCTACGCAGCCCCAGGCGCGCATCGCCGCCTACAAGGTCAGCAAGCGGCGCGACAGCGATATCACCTCTGTCGCGGCGGGGTTCTGCATCGACGTGGCGGACGGCATGATCGCCCGCGCGCGGCTGGCCTTCGGCGGCATGGCCGGAACGCCCAAGCGCGCCCGCCGTGCCGAGGCCGCGCTGCAGGGGCAGCCCTTCGCGGCGGCAAGCTTCGATGCCGCCGCCCGCGCGATCGCGGAGGATTTCCAGCCGCTGTCCGACATGCGCGCCAGCGCGGAATACCGCGCTACGGTCGCACGCAACCTGATCCGGCGGTTCTGGCTGGAGCAATCCGAACCCGGCCTGCCCGTGCGGCTGCGCCAGAGCGAAGGAGTCTAG
- a CDS encoding urate hydroxylase PuuD codes for MIPEIAILWEFLSFAVRWLHVITAIAWIGSSFYFIALDLGLQKAPDLPKGAHGEEWQVHGGGFYHIRKYLVAPERMPEHLTWFKWESYATWLSGAALLMVTYWAGANLYLIEPAKADLAIWQAILISGGSLAVGWLIYDGLCKSPLGNRPTVLMLLLFAALVAMGWAYDQIFTGRAALLHLGAFTATIMTANVFLIIMPNQRIVVADLKAGRPADPKYGKIAKLRSTHNNYLTLPVIFLMLSNHYPLAFASQYNWLIAALIFLMGVTIRHFFNTMHARKGYQWWTWAVTTMLFIGVMWLASIGVNQDSYDEAMARPLTPVETRFAEAEGFEDASQAVIGRCSMCHAREPVWDGIRTAPKGVLLETPADIARAAHQVYVQAGLTDAMPPANITGMEDAERDAILRWFREVGPLGVAGL; via the coding sequence ATGATCCCGGAAATCGCTATCCTGTGGGAGTTCCTCTCCTTTGCCGTCCGCTGGCTGCACGTGATCACCGCCATCGCGTGGATCGGGTCGTCGTTCTACTTCATCGCGCTGGACCTGGGCCTGCAGAAGGCACCCGACCTTCCCAAGGGCGCGCATGGCGAGGAATGGCAGGTCCACGGCGGGGGGTTCTATCACATCCGCAAGTACCTGGTCGCGCCCGAGCGCATGCCCGAGCATCTGACCTGGTTCAAATGGGAAAGCTATGCGACCTGGCTGTCTGGGGCCGCGCTGCTGATGGTCACCTATTGGGCCGGCGCCAACCTGTACCTGATCGAGCCTGCCAAGGCCGACCTGGCGATCTGGCAGGCGATCCTGATCTCGGGCGGGTCGCTGGCGGTGGGCTGGCTGATCTATGACGGGCTGTGCAAGTCGCCCCTGGGCAACCGTCCCACGGTGCTGATGCTGCTGCTGTTTGCGGCGCTGGTGGCGATGGGCTGGGCCTATGACCAGATCTTCACGGGCCGCGCGGCGCTGCTGCATCTGGGCGCCTTCACCGCGACGATCATGACCGCGAACGTGTTCCTGATCATCATGCCGAACCAGCGCATCGTCGTTGCCGACCTGAAGGCCGGGCGCCCCGCCGACCCGAAATACGGCAAGATCGCCAAGCTGCGGTCGACGCACAACAACTACCTGACGCTGCCGGTCATCTTCCTGATGCTGTCGAACCACTACCCGCTGGCCTTCGCCAGCCAGTACAACTGGCTGATCGCAGCGCTGATCTTCCTGATGGGTGTGACCATCCGGCACTTCTTCAACACCATGCATGCCCGCAAGGGATACCAGTGGTGGACATGGGCGGTCACGACGATGCTGTTCATCGGGGTGATGTGGCTGGCGTCGATCGGCGTGAACCAGGACAGCTATGATGAGGCGATGGCCCGGCCCCTGACCCCGGTCGAGACGCGCTTCGCCGAGGCCGAGGGGTTCGAGGATGCCAGCCAGGCCGTCATCGGCCGCTGTTCGATGTGCCATGCGCGCGAACCGGTCTGGGACGGCATCCGCACCGCGCCCAAGGGCGTCCTGCTGGAGACGCCCGCCGACATCGCCCGCGCCGCGCATCAGGTCTATGTCCAGGCGGGACTGACCGACGCGATGCCCCCTGCGAACATCACCGGGATGGAGGACGCCGAACGCGACGCGATCCTGCGCTGGTTCCGCGAGGTCGGACCCCTGGGGGTCGCGGGCCTGTAG
- the uraH gene encoding hydroxyisourate hydrolase, with protein sequence MSGFLTTHVLDTARGLPARGMQVVLFRLSPAREEIARMVTNDDGRTDAHILPAGDFATGTYELEFHAGAWMDASGVAPESPRFLDVIPIRFGMSQNDHYHVPLLVSPFGYSTYRGS encoded by the coding sequence ATGTCGGGTTTTCTGACAACGCATGTTCTGGACACGGCGCGCGGGCTGCCCGCGCGCGGGATGCAGGTGGTGCTGTTCCGGCTGTCGCCCGCGCGCGAGGAGATCGCGCGCATGGTGACCAATGACGACGGGCGCACCGATGCGCATATCCTGCCGGCGGGCGATTTCGCCACCGGCACCTACGAGCTGGAATTCCATGCCGGCGCCTGGATGGACGCGTCGGGCGTGGCGCCCGAAAGCCCCCGCTTTCTGGACGTGATCCCGATCCGCTTCGGCATGTCGCAGAACGACCATTACCACGTGCCGCTGCTGGTCTCTCCGTTCGGCTATTCCACCTATCGGGGCAGCTGA
- a CDS encoding nucleobase:cation symporter-2 family protein: protein MTDSLSRTQVHPVDQMLPTGRLITLGFQHVLVMYAGAIAVPLIVGRALQLPPEEVAFLISADLFVCGLATLIQSLGMTQYFGIRLPVMMGVTFAAVGPMVAIAGQTPGTDGARALFGAIIAAGLIAILLAPLIGRVLRFFPPVVTGTVILAIGISLMPIGINWIFGLPVGPTAPLLVDPAQQAWLDGAIAAGGVPEGLRLAPAMPNPAYASGTNILIAVLVLGTILLVSRFARGFMANIAVLLGIAVGGVAAAAMGLMQFDKVGEAAWFAVIKPFHFGLPTFDPVMIVTMVLVMIVVMIESTGMFLALSDMCRRPINSRGLAAGLRADGLGTMLGGIFNTFPYTSFSQNVGLVGVTGIRSRFVCVAGGIIMIVLGLIPKMGALVESLPTTVLGGAGLVMFGMVAATGIRILSRVDFTANRHNLFVVAISIGMAMIPLVAPNFKQWLPHAIHALIHSGILLAAVSAVALNWFYNGAAPADEAELAEAGRLADH, encoded by the coding sequence ATGACAGACAGCCTTTCCCGGACCCAGGTCCATCCCGTCGACCAGATGCTGCCCACGGGGCGATTGATCACGCTGGGGTTCCAGCACGTGCTGGTCATGTATGCGGGCGCCATCGCGGTGCCGCTGATCGTGGGCCGTGCCCTGCAGCTGCCGCCCGAGGAGGTGGCCTTCCTGATCTCGGCCGACCTGTTCGTCTGCGGACTGGCGACCCTGATCCAAAGCCTGGGCATGACCCAGTATTTCGGCATCCGCCTGCCGGTGATGATGGGCGTGACCTTTGCGGCCGTGGGGCCGATGGTCGCCATCGCGGGCCAGACGCCGGGCACAGACGGGGCGCGCGCGCTGTTCGGGGCGATCATCGCGGCGGGCCTCATCGCCATCCTGCTGGCGCCGTTGATCGGGCGGGTCCTGCGGTTCTTTCCGCCCGTCGTCACCGGCACGGTCATCCTGGCCATCGGCATCAGCCTGATGCCCATCGGGATCAACTGGATCTTCGGCCTGCCGGTCGGTCCGACCGCACCGTTGCTGGTCGATCCCGCGCAGCAGGCCTGGCTGGACGGCGCCATCGCCGCGGGCGGCGTGCCCGAGGGGCTGCGCCTGGCGCCCGCCATGCCGAACCCCGCCTATGCTTCGGGGACGAACATCCTGATCGCGGTGCTGGTGCTGGGCACGATCCTGCTGGTGTCGCGGTTCGCCCGCGGCTTCATGGCCAACATCGCGGTGCTGCTGGGCATCGCCGTGGGCGGCGTCGCCGCGGCGGCGATGGGGCTGATGCAGTTCGACAAGGTCGGAGAGGCCGCTTGGTTCGCCGTCATCAAGCCGTTCCATTTCGGTCTTCCGACCTTTGACCCGGTGATGATCGTCACGATGGTCCTGGTGATGATCGTGGTGATGATCGAATCGACGGGCATGTTCCTGGCGCTGTCGGATATGTGCCGCCGTCCGATCAATTCGCGCGGCCTGGCCGCGGGCCTGCGTGCCGACGGTCTGGGCACGATGCTGGGCGGCATCTTCAACACCTTCCCCTATACCTCGTTCTCGCAGAACGTCGGGCTGGTGGGGGTCACGGGCATCCGGTCGCGGTTCGTCTGCGTGGCGGGCGGCATCATCATGATCGTGCTGGGCCTGATCCCCAAGATGGGCGCGCTGGTCGAAAGCCTGCCGACCACCGTGCTGGGCGGCGCCGGGCTGGTGATGTTCGGAATGGTCGCCGCCACCGGCATCCGCATCCTGAGCCGTGTCGACTTCACCGCCAACCGCCACAATCTGTTCGTCGTGGCCATCAGCATCGGCATGGCGATGATCCCGCTGGTCGCCCCGAACTTCAAGCAGTGGCTGCCCCATGCGATCCATGCGCTGATCCATTCGGGCATCCTGCTGGCCGCGGTCAGCGCGGTGGCGCTGAACTGGTTCTACAACGGTGCAGCCCCCGCGGACGAGGCTGAACTGGCCGAGGCCGGTCGGCTGGCCGATCACTGA